The Aphelocoma coerulescens isolate FSJ_1873_10779 chromosome Z unlocalized genomic scaffold, UR_Acoe_1.0 ChrZ, whole genome shotgun sequence DNA window TGCAAGTTTCTGGAGGATTACTGGTCAAGAAAATAACTGAGTTTGCAGAGCCTTCACTAAGGAATTGCAAGCAGCTATTGCTCATACTGAGATCATcactgaacaaaagaaaaatagggTTTGCAGAGGATCAGTGCTGCAAGCACTGAGGACTTCAGTGTTTGAACTGTTAGCAACCCAGGTTAAGAGCTGAGACTTCATCAGAAAGGCTGTTTTGAAAGTCCATTCTATAACCCTGTACTGTTCTCAGCTGCCTGCCAGCCTGAAATGGAGCAAATGCTGCCATGCACAAGCCATTTACTCTTTGCTACAGTAGCAGCTTCTCAGTCTGGGAGAGTAGCACAATGgtgagagaggagcagaaagtagaagaaaaaaagaaaaaggtatcaAAGCAGGGAAAATTAGACACCTCACACTCACACAccaggtttttgggggatttttctttttacagtttATTTTGTGTGCTATTTCCTCACTGTCTGTATGGACGAAGGACAAAAGATGAACTGAGACAGCCTCATTGGTGTGACCTGAATGGTAGGTTCCCAGTCTTTATTCAGTGTCAGAAATAGAGACAATAAGATAAGAACGTTACAAGTTCTGTATTTCCCAGAAAGCTCCTTGAAGTCATAGCTTGGTCATAAAACACTGCAAATACAAATAAGTAGTAAGCAACTTTCAGTGTAGGTGTGTACAGGCAACAGCTACCAGGTCAGCAAACATTccagaaacagagagaaaaaaatactgtaacaCATGTATcccctttaaagaaaaatataagtAAAATGATCTCACAGTACAGAAATAAAGGAATCAAACCAGGCAGAAGGGAGTGAAAATCTATAAAAGGCTGCAGAGGAGGTTGAAACATGGTGTGCACAGGAAAGTTGTCTATATGTTTAGTCATGagccaggaaaataaaacagggcttttaaaagcattttgtgtTTTTCCTGATCCATGTCTCCCGTTCTTGGATTACCCCTCCAGCCTCCCTGTACTGGCAACTCACTGCTGGTTCCCAGCAGCAAGATCAGCAATTTCTCCATCACACAAGTGACACTCAAGAAGCTAAGAGATACTACAGTGCTACAGGAGACAAGTCTACCTGACCCTCTTGGGTCAGATTTCCTTCCATTTATAACAGCCTGTCCAAGACCACCACGCTTCCAGAATATTTTGGTTTCCTCCTATTGCATCCTCTGCCAAACAGATCTGTATCTAACACTCCAAGAGAGGTATGCTCAGGAGCCACAACGACCTACTGCAGATgtcagaaaagcaggaaaagctcATCTCAGAAAAGACATGCTAGGgatgcaaagagaaaaaagacagATGTGTGAGGTGGCTGGATGCCAGATCTGCTCTCTGATTATGTTCTGATCCCCTGAGGCTGAGCCTACTGAAGCATCTGGGAATTAATTCTGCAGATTGAATGTAATTGGCACAGTTACTGGAAACTGTTGTTATGGAAGAGGAGGGTGTTGTTGTGTATACACTTCATCAGAGGAACCTACAAAAGGTGAAAGTAAAGTCTTGCTTCTTTAACTATATGATCAGAGTTTCCAAGCATTCTTCATCATGATGATAAAGTAGACGTCTGTGTCTATTGAAGCGCTGACTCCGGCATAGTAGTTCATGAATTCTTCTGTTGTGACCTGagacagagaaattaaatataGGAAAATgaacctttgtttttttttaatgatgtaaGTCAAAACCACACATTGAGGAGAACTCTTAATGAAACTGAACATCTGCTATTTCATGTTGTTGCTAACAAAAAGGAGACCAACAGGAGGAATTAAGACACTTAGAATTTGCTTAATCTCACTTTGCTAGAAACAAGAGCTCATGTTCTCCATAACACTTGGATGGAGATGAAACATGTGAAGTTTAACTAATCTTACCAGGAACCGAAGTTAAAATCACTGCTGCCTAAGAAGACAAATGTTTTAATGTGTCTTTTTCCAGGGATGGTATAATCTGGTTCTTTGCATTATTATTAATTAAAGTGGATGGGGTTTGTGATGCAATTCAGAAACAGCTTGGAACTTTATAACCACCCATAGAGAGAAAATATCATTGCTCTAAACAAGTCTCACTTAATGAAGCAAATGTTCTTTCAAATACCTAAGAGTTTTGAATAGCTTTCATGGGTATTTTGAGATTTAAAAatgaccattaaaaaaaaatcatcaaattAGCTGACAGAAAAACTGTGCATGTCTCTTGTGATGCCTTAACTCTCAAACCATGTAGGTCATTATTTGAATAAATATCacatagaaaaatataaaacaatataaaaaagacattaagctaTGAGAGAGTGTGTTACAgcagggattactgtaacacgcctatatcaaaccaggagtctcGTGGAAAAGATATATACATGGATGGATTCTTGGTAAatatttcagagatgtttatttctccagctgcatggccggggctctgccgaggaacccTCACCATCTGGACTCAAGGTCCTTggccgcgcagggaaacacaaaacaaccaatggggaacgaggctgaccagggacagggaaaccccgtgtctcccccccagggcccctctcccagggctccatggcaggggggaggagaccccgacaagagtgtccaaaggagggccaggaggggggtgaagggtctggaggggaagctgtgtgaggagtggctgaggtcatttggtctgttcagcctggacgAGACTGAGGGAAGACCTCATTGTGGTCCTCAACATCCTAATGAGGGGAAATGCAGGGGCAAGCACTGATCTCTGCTATGTGCTGGCCAGTGACAGGGCCCAAGGAAATCATCTggagttgtgtcaggggaggtttaggttgggtatcaggaaaaggttcttcatccAGAGGATGGTTGGGCAGTAGAACagtctccccagggcagtggtcacagcaccagcctgacagagctaaagaagcatttggacaatgctctcaggcacagggtgtgatttttggggtgtgctgtgcagggccaggagttggacctGATGATCGTGATGGGTTCCTTCTAACTCAGTATATTCTTTGGTTCCTTGGTATCTGCTCTGATTGTGTTGTGTGTTTCAGAACTTAGAAAAACATGACAATAGGGAGAAGGGACAACTCCAGACACGAACTGATTACAAGCCTCACTGAACCTGCCTATTTCAGAGGCACCTAGCAAGATCATGGTGAAGAGGACCCTTTTAGCAAATGCTCAACCTTGAGGCATTTCTGCTAAAAACATTTTAGGTATCCAGTATCATTAGCGTATCATGTAGTGATTCAGGAAAGCAACAGTCTGTTCTCAGAAGAAACAGCAATCAGGTGAGCTAGTATCAGGATTGGTGAGCAAGAGGTGAGTGCTCAGAATAACCAGGCACTTAACTCATCAAGGATCACTTTGGGGACTCATTTAATGTGTTCATGTGCGACCTCAGAACAAAAAGCAGGAACATTTTGTTTGACATTTTCTAGATGTCACCACAGCTGTGGAGATGGAAGGGGATAGCTGGCTCAGAACTGGTACCTCTAAGAatgacactgcagcagaagggaTGAAATTCAGCTCTACTAGGTGCAAAGTCATGCCCAAAGTAAATAAAACTCCCCTACTCTCTACGCCAGAGAGCCTGGGTGTTGAGAACAAAGCAAGTGAAGGATTCGGGTGGAGCATTAGACAGGCAGGAGTCACGAGGAGTCTCCAGGTGCAGCCTGGAGAGTGGGAAATGTTGAACACATCCCACAAAGCAGTGATAAAAAACTTACAGCCTTGTTTGTTATTATTAACTGCTCAGACTGAGAATATCACCATGTGAACCACTGAGGTACCGGATTGCTCTGAGATGGTCAGACAGACGTAAGGCCAGACCAAACAATTTGCAGACACATAACAAGGCGAAAGAGAGCATGCTTGGCTCAGAGGTGGTTGCAAAGCAGATGTATATAAGTCCATCACTGAAGGTGCCCAGGCTTTGCACCTGAACCAGAAAGCTGAGCCAGAGTGCAGGAAGGGCACCCAGCTTTGTACCAGCTCATGGCTCCGCAGGGCACACAgctggtggcagcagccccagccccatcctCCCTCCAGCTCTCTGTAGATAAACCTGTTTCTATAATGGACTGATTTCCAAGTCAAGTGTCTCAGTAATTACACTGGAGAAGAACTGTAAAGTATTTAACGTACTAGGGAACCTGCTTTTTAACTGGATCCTAGTAGTTATTCTCCTAAGAAGTGAAAAATCCCTCAATTTATGTGGATCTTGAAAATCAGTGATTTTGTGGGGCACTCTGAATATGTACTTAGTGTAATCTACAAAATTATATTATTAAGGCTACAAGCCTTAGTGCAATCTCACAACCACCTTTGTACCTCCTGCAGAGCCCCTTTGCCTCAGAACATGCAAGCTAGCTGTATCAGGAGTGCTGTGCGCAGGTTAAGCATCTACTTCGATTTTCCATATAAATGTGATGCAAATGGATGTTTGGTACTGCAATTACTCCCACACTTAATAACGTAAGTCAAATTCTGAGTCAGATGGTGATTTCATGGCTTGACACTTGGTGCTTCACTTACCCTCCCATCTTTTTCATAGGGTGAATCAAAATTATCCAGAAAGGCTCTAAAAACTTGATCTTCTGTCCAGTCTCCATTTTGGTATTTGGGATGATATTTTACATTATACACCCCTCGTAAGTCTTCAATTGTTATGACACCATCTCCAGTCTTGTCTAACTTCCGAAACGCCTGCATGATGATCTCTTTTCTTGCATTGGACATGGGAGGCTGTAAAGAAATATTAACAATCATTTTATTTTTGCCAACTACTTGCCCAGTTCCAAACTCAATTACTTGCTGTTGCTAGCAGTAAAACTTTCAAGGAACATGGGACAATAAACTGGTGATAATCTACACTGTCTGTGAGCTAGAAAGAGCAATATATCCTCAAAAGAGCAATGTTATTGATTATTCAATGTCTAGCCATACAATAGCAAATGGACAATAAGAGAGAAAATGCTACCTAGAACACTTTTCTGATCTgcctattttaaatatttcGAAAAAGAAATTACTAATTACCCTAAGTGCTAATATTTTCTATCTTAATTGTTCAGGCTTCAGCAGAGCAAAAAAACTTCAGACAAAATCAATCACTGTGGTGGATTAGAGAAAGGCTCCCCTGAATTAGCTCATGTTATGAAGACATGCATCATAAAATGGCCAAGAAAGAAGTAAGATTGATGGGCTGAACCACATAGGTACCCAGACTGCAGCACAGGAATTTCAGTATCTAAATCAAGGCCAcaattaattgaaaaaaaatcacaactgtttatttgcaaatattctattctattctattttgtTCTGTTCTGCTATATTTTAATCCATTTAATGCAATAACAACATCAATTCCCAGACTTACTCTCAGTGTAACAAGAAATTCATCAAAATCAATTGTTCCACTGCCGTCTTTATCAAACTTCTGGAAAAGCTCTTGTGCTTCTTCCTTACTGATCATCACAGCATAATCATGTAGTCCTCTCAGAAACTCGTTGAAATCAAGGGTTCTGCTGTTGTTACCATCAATAATCTTAAATGCTCTGTGGAAAACATGAAATTTGAGGAAAATGCATAGGAAAACATGGAGAGTGCTGCAGTGGTTTAGCATAGGACTAGACTAGAGAGTCACCTTACTGAGGTAACATTTCCTCCTTGTTCCcttctgagaggaaaaaaaaggaaaaaaaaaaaccaccaacaaacTCCCTACACTTATTGGCAGTAGAGACAACTTGTTTAGATTGGGTACATGAATATTACATATCTGAAGTTAAACAAGGGAAAGGCTGCCATGGTATATCCCTGTTCACGATAGCCCTCTGCCCTCTGCAAGTTGCACATTTAGATGAAGTTCCAGTTGGTCACCATCTGGATTCCTTTGTGGTTATGGGGCGTGGCAGGGGTCTCAGGGTGTGATGCAGCTCCCCTTTCCTAGGGGTGGGATGCTTGCAAAAAGATTTTAGGTGCCTCCCACAAACTAGACAGCTAATAGACCATTACAACAAGGGCAAGGAAACATAAAATCTCCAGTGCTGATACTTAAGATAATTTTAGAAAACACCAAAGAGAGATATATGGTTTatgtttccttcctttccctggcAGGAGTTGTTCTGGGTCTCACAGACGCACTTGCTCATGAGGGATTCACAGTCTTCAATCCTTCAAAAGGTGAGCAGGTCAGTCCCAAAACACATGAGCCCCAATGCCAGGCTCTGTGGGTTGTGGCATTTGCATTGAGATGAGGAAACTCAAGTTTTGGCCCCTGTTTAGCCTGTGAGCCTCTTGCAGCTAAAACTATTAGGCTGAATAATGGGTCTGACTTCTTATACTCACTTGCCAAGTCCTTTGATGCCTGCAGATCCTTTTGCTAAACACTGCAGGCGAAGTCTTTCTAGAGGGTCAGTGGTTTTGGACAGGCTTCTTCTTGCTTGGATTGCCATCTCTCGGTCATGTCTTGCTGTGCCCGGCATCTGGAAGACCAAAACACTGATGTGGCATGGATTCACATTCAGACATAGTGCTGAAACCTGCCTTAGCATACAGAGCATCCCAAATTCCTCACTTATAAGCTGCTGGTGGCAATTCTTCCATTTTGACCCTCTTATTTCCTTCTCCTTATATCCTTCTACCAGAAAGGGAAATTGCCACTATAGGCTACCAACCATGAAAGGAGGGCTCAGCCAACCACTCTGTGATTAATCCAAATGCAGACAGGAGGTTGTGCGTAAGAATTTTCTGCCTACAGTGTGAGAACACTGTGACAGCTGGTGGATGCACTCAGGAGTGTGTGGCTGCCTTGTGTCCACAGCATCCTTTCCAAACCTCCTCCACCTGGCCAGGTCTGCAGCTAGCATTTGAccacaggaagagaaaaatgacCCTGGCTGAGGACCTTTGGCTTTGATTCACTTTTGTTCCACTGAAGTCCTGattctccagagcagagatttCTCCCATTGCATGTCTGAGCAACAGCAGTTGACTACACATGACACCCATTGCTTTTTAAACACAATTGCAGAACAAATTAATACTTTAAACTTTCACAGTATTTAGCACATGCTGACAACACATGCCTTGCAGCTTCCCTCAGAGGAAAACAGCAGAATAAAAATAGGGAAAACCAGCCTGTGAATCTGCAGTGCTGCAACAGCACCACCAAGAGCAGCATACCCGGGCTGGCAGAGACCCACTCCCTCTCCCACAGGGATTATTTGTGCCTAGTGCTAAGAACAGCAGGACTGCCCATGCCCATATTGATATTTTAGGGCCACAGTGAATCCTGGGCACAGTGAATCCTCAGGGCCAAGACTGCTGTTCCATAGCCTGGCTGATGGGTCTGGAGCAGAGCATGAAGACTCCCAAAATATCTTCCATCCTTTAGAGCCACTTGGGATCAGGGCACAAAAGAGTTACAGAATCTACTGCAGAGCTCTAGACTCAaagggcagctgctgctctgctgaggcagtgctgggttgagGAGATGAatctgagcagctctgtgaggCATTGTCAGTGCACGTGGCACTTCCAATCCCGTTGTCATTCCATGTGCAGAACTGTGAATTGAAAGGGTCAGACAATACTTCTAAGAAACATGGAATTAAACTGTTTCATCTTAACTACTCCACTCCTGTTTACAGAACACTGGCTATGGCTACTGGTAATGTCACATATGCTGAATTTTATAACTGCTTCAGATGACTCCAGCTGGGcttggaaaaacagaaaaataaaatggttttgTACTCCACAAATGGTTTCAGTACTAGGTTATTGTAGAAGTCTAGAGAGGTAAAATATAGAGTATTTTGGGCTTTTCTTCAGACAGAACAAGCAAAGTTCTTCTGGGAACTCATTAACCAGTGACCGGGAAGATCTTACAGCTGATCTTACAGGAAGAGATCAGCAGCCAAAAACATTTTCTGCAAACAATGACCTGTCCTTAAGAGGAAATGTTTAGCTGGAAAGACTATAAAATACAGTGAGGTTACACAAACACAGTGCAAACTACATTGACATTATATAATAATGTACTACTGCTTTAATATAATATATAGCAATTATACATCTATACACAGAGTGCATGGTGCAAGCATATAATGGGTCAGTGTGCTTCTTTCTGCACTGTTATTTCTTTATAGACATCTATAGATACTGAGACCAACAAGGACATAATTAATCTTCACTGCATGCTGCAAAAatccacacaaacacacacagaccaCGAAAAGAGTGTAGCGAAAAAGAAAAGAGTTGCCTCAGGTTCAGTGGAGTAATTTCCAGAATAATACAATGTGTGTCAAATAATCATTGCAGTAAGACTCATGAATTGAGGCTAGGGAGGGATGATCTGATTTGGTATCTATTATGGTCTCCTGAACCTCAATAAAAGCCACTGAAACTGGCCTATCCTCTGTTATTTCTGTGGTAAGAATAAAGTTTGCTTCTACATCTACAAGCATTTCTACCTCAGAACTCACCATCTCTAGGCTAAGTTGTTCCAGTATTGAatcacttttcttttaatatatgTTGTTTCTAGTCTGAATTTCCTCCATATTAGATGCTTTTCTACTCTATTTTACAAGATTAAAGAGCTACCTACTAAAAATGTGCCCACATGTAAGTACTTAAAGGTCCCTTTTAAACTCACTTTGGCTTAGTAATTAGGCAGAGCTCAGGATTCCTGGTACAAAATGAATTTCCAGATGTCATatgactgctgctgctcttgaacttttaaatttttttcccagtgttccGTCTGAAGTGGGTCAGAACACCCACTCTCACTAATCTCACTAATACCATAGGTAAAGATGTTCCCACTTCTTTCCCCCCCAGGTATTACGGTTAAAAACactaataataaatatttctgctgaTCTTTGCAAATATATATTCTCTATAATGCTCAGTAACAAAATCACCAACGTTCTACTTCTATACAAAACTCAGCAATTAAAGTCTGTTTGTCAAGTAATTGCACTTTCACATCGCACTAAAACCCCTTAAGCAGGACCTGTCTTCCTGTAGCACATGGCATTTGAGAACCCTTTTTATACATCCAGAAAATACACAAAGCCAGTTAAATATAAAACCTGCTACATGCAAGCCTGATCCATGGTGACACTTCTACCACTTTCCTATTTCTGTTGGCTGCAGGCTTAAGTTAGAGGTAAACCCTTCCTAGGCCATATTGTAAGAAAAGAGATTCCAAATCAGTGCAAGGAGGGAGGAATCACAGTCATTCGCACACTCTATCCTCTCCTTTAATTTTGCTCTTGCCTCTTTTTGGATAATGTGAAGTAATTTAAGATGCAATCAGAGTTTGTTGAATATAACAGTTCTCTGCATAGCGTACAAATGTGTTACATATTAATACCATTAATAAAACCAGAACAAGTCATAGCAATAATTCCACATGGTTTTTATTTGTATGTCTTATCCAAGACTATCAGATGTCTCCCTTAGTGAAATTAAGCAGcagtgtttattttaattttgaatgctagagagttttgttttgcttaacAGCCTAGGCTATGAACAATTACAATACCACACGCTGTCAGCATTGTTTGTTTCTATGGGTGATGTTGTGTTGTACAGGCCAAACAGAAATGATTGCATTTATTCCTAACAAATACAGAACCTTAAATTTTGTGTTGGATTTTCCCAGAATATTAGGCTGTTCAACAGCCAGACCCCTTTACTTTCCTCTGCACCTGAGGATTAAACCTGGAAAGAGTCAGATTCAGTCTAAGCTTTGCAACATTTGTTTAGATGTTAACCTCCAGATGAGCACAAGAGCCTCCAATGAAAATCCGAAAAAGCCCTGCAGTATGACAGGCAGAATCCCATAATTACCTCTGGATTGCCCACACTCCTGAAAACCCTTTGTGGCCAAAGACACAAGTGGCACACCACCCACGCCAGGGCAGAAGATCTCAGGATCTAAGAATGGATTAAGTGGCCCAAACCAATTGCACATGTTTAGTTTACTAGTTACAGTttcattaaattattaaaagcaTGAAAACTGCAGGAGTACTTGACAACCATCTAAACACCTCCTTAAAAATCTGGCTTCCcagccccactgacccctctgcAACAGCCTCCCATCTCTCTTTCCATCATGACCAGCATCATCCAGTTTCAGCCTTCTGGCAGGTGGACATTACTGCAATTGCTCttttgcatatatatatatgtgtgtgtgtgcatatatatatatgtacatatgtatatataaataaatatatttataaatatatatatctcatatatttataaatatatgtatataattatttatctatattaaaaataaccacTCTTGCCTGATCAGAGAAACTCACTGTGAGGTagcaaaaaggacaaaaaatccTTTACCTGCGATGCTATCCTGAACCTGGAGTTTCCACTCAGGACTAGGGACGTATTCAGGCACCTGGGATGGTGTTGTGCCTGCCTTTCTTCCTCACTGCTGGGCTCAAGCAACAAGTTAGGTGATAATGGGCCGTTGCCTCACTGCAAAGCTTCCTTTTTCATCTCGTTTTACTTGTTTACACACCCGGCTGCCTTGGCCCCCCTCTTTTGGGAGGCCTGGAACTTACCAGCTGGTCTCCAAGGTGACACTGGAGGCTGCGGCTGGCACAACCTGCAGTTACGCTGCTTCCCTGGACAATTGCCATAGGGTTTTGAGAGCCTTTTTGTTTtacctcttttaaaaatattgcctTTTCTTCTTATCTCTGCCCACACGGGCTGGAGAATGGGAGACCGCTTGTGCTGCTGAGTGAGAAGACCGAGGGAAAGTGGCTGTGGGAAAGTGCTGCATTATCCTGGAGGCCTTGTGCACAGTTGCATTTTTAGAACATGTTTCTCTGCTTTCATAGTTGATAGCGTTGAAAAAATTCTCTGGTTCGACTGTTTACTTGAAACATAATAGATGCATGTAAGTAAAAGACTGTTGGTTGTGATTCACAAAGAAAAACCCCTCACCACCATACATTTTTCCTGATGATTAGTTGCCACTTCAAAGACCCGCTGGTGGTTAAAACCTCTGGGGAGATGCTGAGGTTTTGTTCATTTGCAGCAAGAAGAAAGCTGAAAAGGTTAAACACAGGTATGAAAAAATTTCTCTCTGCCTAGACACAGCTATTAGTAACTCGGTCTGCACAAGGTCACAAGCATTGTCAGTAAGATAATGTAACACTCTGGTAGGGAGTCAGGATGTCGATAGACTCCTTAGAGGTAGGAGATAGCCTGTGTGTGTTCCCTGGCCCTCTGGGGAGGCCAGCAGCTCGGTAAACATGTAAGATCAAGGCTGATGGCAAAGGCAGCACGTACAAGTCAGTGTGAGAGAACGTGGGAAATGCAGGGAGAGTCCTGTTCTGGCCATGGATGAAACACTGAGCAAGAATGAAAAAGTGCATTGTTTCctggcaaaagcagaaaattattttaggcAATTGCTAGACTAATACCACTTGCATCCTGCCAGGCTGCTTATCTCTCACCGACAGGTACTTCCTGGTACTAAAGAGAAGCTTGTGCAAGACTTAGAATATACTTTCATATCTCTCATCTGGCAGGTGATTGCACATTAATGCACAAGCAGGGAACAATGCTTATTTAATAATTTACTGATTCAGAAATACTGCCTTTGTGAAAATGTAACATCCTTCCATCCACTACCTTTGTTTTGTGAATCGATCTTCAGAAACCTCCTGGGAATGCATAAGATAAAAAGGGCAATGGACTTTATCTGGGCTGCTCCCTTTTCACACACTCTGCAAAGACAAAACAGAGGCACtgaaggctggagaaatggttTTCACTAAACAAGTTTGTCCTTGGAATTCAGTCTCTTACCCGTGTTAAGAATTCTTCAGGTGCAGAATTTGCATTGACTTTCAGAGGAGTGCAGCAGATTGAAACAGCAGGGATGCtcttgaaagcaaaaaaaaaaaaaaaaaaaaaaattaatatctgAATAGTCATATGccttctgctgcctttcctTCCCCCTGCCAGTGAGCcccggtgtaataaatgaattggtttcagggtgttggtTATTGCTGTTTGGGTGGGATgtaaaagaggggagttgaggGTGGAATAGATGGACATGTTAACTGAAGGGAAGTTGTGAGACTGTACGGATGTAATGCTGGAATGTAACCACTGGATGGGGATGTAACAAGGACCCAATGGGTTTAATAGAAGGAACTTTCTAGTAGTACATTGCTTCGTAGGGTACAAGGGATGAGGACGATGCCCTAGACTGTGATTGGAGAACAAGCCAACCAATGACGTGGACTTGTCTGAAAATTATTGATGAGGAATGCACGGAGGTATAGACCAACCAGCGAACAGGAAAGGGACCAGTCACCACGAGGATTAAGAAATGCACCAGTCCAGTGGCACCAAAGACTTTAAAAGCTACCTGCACCCGGGAGGGGGGGtcctcctgcggaacttgggatCCAAGGGAGCACCCAGTGGGTCTCACTGTCTTGTTGGTGTATTGTTTTATTCTGGCTTGTGGCgtggagcctgggcttatcctgggttcccGCTCTCAGTGGTTAACAAATAAACGAGTTgacttttcctttaaaagtctcagcctcgtttacaACACCCGGCACATACAGACACACATGAATGTTTACTCTACACTTCTCTGGAAACTGGTCTGCGCTGTTTCTGAGATGGTTAATGAGTTACCAATCTGAAAAATTCTTAACAGGCCTTCAGGTGTTTCAGATTACATCAGGGTGTGATGAAATTTCTTTGGTTGCACCTGCTCTGTTACTGTCCACAAAGCTGTAAGCAGAATTCAGTGAATCCAGAATTTTTCATAAAGGGTACAGAGATTTCATCAGAACTCTGAAATTTTTCCTCATCATTTTCTATCTAGTACTGAATAATACACCGCTATTTGATTGTTGGTTTTGTCTGAACAGCCTGAAGTGTCTGCTCATTTAGTAGTTCAGCACTGGACTGAATCTACTAAGAAAAGCATACTAGGAAGCCTACCATGATCTATAAACTCATGACAGAATCAATTTAAGTCAATTGAAGTTtctaaaaattcccatttcttgTTGAATTTAGGCAGGAGAAAAGGTATAAGAAATGCCTTATAAAGTTCATAAGAAGTATCAGACAAAAAAGGGTCTCTGGTTGTTTTGCAGTTTAGTTTATTGCTCCTTTAGGCACTACATGTGACCATTGTTGTGGAGCAATTCAGCTCTCAGAAGAACAGATATGAGCATATCTGCTGGTCCTTGGTAGGGAAATCAGCAGGGTTGTTTGTGTG harbors:
- the CAPSL gene encoding calcyphosin-like protein, which encodes MPGTARHDREMAIQARRSLSKTTDPLERLRLQCLAKGSAGIKGLGKAFKIIDGNNSRTLDFNEFLRGLHDYAVMISKEEAQELFQKFDKDGSGTIDFDEFLVTLRPPMSNARKEIIMQAFRKLDKTGDGVITIEDLRGVYNVKYHPKYQNGDWTEDQVFRAFLDNFDSPYEKDGRVTTEEFMNYYAGVSASIDTDVYFIIMMKNAWKL